A window of Euwallacea similis isolate ESF13 chromosome 10, ESF131.1, whole genome shotgun sequence contains these coding sequences:
- the LOC136411501 gene encoding midkine-A-like isoform X2, producing MEILGKTRMKNRKYRRGTMKWLIFFALTVIVALASAEGEVWEEDDHEVLIRSERGAKNQECRYTKGAWSECDSKTNQRSRTLTLKKGNQTSCEPTKTMQKKCKKACRYEKGTWAECNAQGQMTRSDKLKAGSDPSCDQKREITKKCKSKPAKSQSAKAARRNNRN from the exons ATGGAAATATTGGGTAAAACGCggatgaaaaatagaaaatatcgAAGAGGAACG atGAAGTGGCTGATTTTCTTCGCTTTGACCGTGATCGTGGCTTTGGCCAGTGCCGAGGGTGAAGTGTGGGAAGAAGACGACCACGAGGTGCTGATACGAAGCGAGCGGGGCGCAAAAAATC AGGAATGCCGTTACACGAAAGGAGCCTGGTCCGAATGCGACTCGAAAACTAACCAGAGATCGAGGACGCTCACTCTGAAAAAGGGCAACCAGACGAGTTGCGAGCCGACCAAGACCATGCAGAAGAAGTGCAAGAAAG CGTGCAGATACGAGAAGGGCACATGGGCCGAGTGCAACGCTCAGGGCCAGATGACTCGCAGCGACAAACTGAAGGCAGGCAGCGACCCTTCTTGCGACCAGAAGCGCGAAATCACCAAAAAGTGCAAGTCCAAACCAGCGAAGAGTCAGAGCGCCAAAG CTGCACGCAGAAACAACCGAAATTAA
- the Chd64 gene encoding myophilin isoform X2 yields MAANRATKSGFAAEAQRKVNAKYNEELASECLDWVKSVTGEDIDTAGDMDNFYEVLKDGTLLCKLANAIQPGVIKKINATKMAFKCMENINAFLDAAKGFGVPAQETFQTVDLWERQNLNSVVICLQSLGRKVGKYGKPSIGPKEAEKNERVFSEEKLKAGQTIIGLQMGSNKGANQSGINFGNTRHM; encoded by the exons atggcaGCCAACCGGGCAACTAAGAGCGGATTTGCGGCTGAAGCTCAGAGAAAA GTTAATGCCAAATACAATGAAGAGCTGGCCTCCGAATGTCTAGATTGGGTGAAAAGCGTCACTGGAGAGGACATAGACACGGCAGGAGACATGGACAATTTTTACGAAGTCCTAAAAGACGGCACGTTATTGTGCAA GCTGGCAAACGCCATCCAGCCGGGCGTAATCAAGAAGATCAACGCCACGAAAATGGCCTTCAAATGCATGGAAAACATCAACGCCTTCTTGGATGCGGCCAAGGGCTTCGGGGTGCCCGCCCAGGAAACCTTTCAAACCGTCGATTTATGGGAGAGGCAGAACCTCAATTCCGTAGTCATTTGTCTACAAAGTTTAGGCAGAAAA GTGGGGAAATACGGAAAACCCAGCATCGGCCCCAAAGAAGCTGAGAAGAACGAACGAGTGTTCTCGGAGGAGAAACTCAAAGCTGGGCAAACCATCATCGGCCTCCAGATGGGCTCCAACAAAGGTGCCAACCAGTCGGGCATCAATTTTGGCAACACCAGACACATGTAA
- the LOC136411501 gene encoding midkine-A-like isoform X1 — translation MEILGKTRMKNRKYRRGTMKWLIFFALTVIVALASAEGEVWEEDDHEVLIRSERGAKNQECRYTKGAWSECDSKTNQRSRTLTLKKGNQTSCEPTKTMQKKCKKACRYEKGTWAECNAQGQMTRSDKLKAGSDPSCDQKREITKKCKSKPAKSQSAKGKKAARRNNRN, via the exons ATGGAAATATTGGGTAAAACGCggatgaaaaatagaaaatatcgAAGAGGAACG atGAAGTGGCTGATTTTCTTCGCTTTGACCGTGATCGTGGCTTTGGCCAGTGCCGAGGGTGAAGTGTGGGAAGAAGACGACCACGAGGTGCTGATACGAAGCGAGCGGGGCGCAAAAAATC AGGAATGCCGTTACACGAAAGGAGCCTGGTCCGAATGCGACTCGAAAACTAACCAGAGATCGAGGACGCTCACTCTGAAAAAGGGCAACCAGACGAGTTGCGAGCCGACCAAGACCATGCAGAAGAAGTGCAAGAAAG CGTGCAGATACGAGAAGGGCACATGGGCCGAGTGCAACGCTCAGGGCCAGATGACTCGCAGCGACAAACTGAAGGCAGGCAGCGACCCTTCTTGCGACCAGAAGCGCGAAATCACCAAAAAGTGCAAGTCCAAACCAGCGAAGAGTCAGAGCGCCAAAGGTAAGAAAG CTGCACGCAGAAACAACCGAAATTAA
- the Chd64 gene encoding myophilin isoform X1: protein MGPEVCRASKSGLAAETQRKVNAKYNEELASECLDWVKSVTGEDIDTAGDMDNFYEVLKDGTLLCKLANAIQPGVIKKINATKMAFKCMENINAFLDAAKGFGVPAQETFQTVDLWERQNLNSVVICLQSLGRKVGKYGKPSIGPKEAEKNERVFSEEKLKAGQTIIGLQMGSNKGANQSGINFGNTRHM, encoded by the exons ATGGGTCCAGAGGTGTGCAGAGCCAGCAAGAGCGGATTGGCCGCAGAAACACAGAGAAAA GTTAATGCCAAATACAATGAAGAGCTGGCCTCCGAATGTCTAGATTGGGTGAAAAGCGTCACTGGAGAGGACATAGACACGGCAGGAGACATGGACAATTTTTACGAAGTCCTAAAAGACGGCACGTTATTGTGCAA GCTGGCAAACGCCATCCAGCCGGGCGTAATCAAGAAGATCAACGCCACGAAAATGGCCTTCAAATGCATGGAAAACATCAACGCCTTCTTGGATGCGGCCAAGGGCTTCGGGGTGCCCGCCCAGGAAACCTTTCAAACCGTCGATTTATGGGAGAGGCAGAACCTCAATTCCGTAGTCATTTGTCTACAAAGTTTAGGCAGAAAA GTGGGGAAATACGGAAAACCCAGCATCGGCCCCAAAGAAGCTGAGAAGAACGAACGAGTGTTCTCGGAGGAGAAACTCAAAGCTGGGCAAACCATCATCGGCCTCCAGATGGGCTCCAACAAAGGTGCCAACCAGTCGGGCATCAATTTTGGCAACACCAGACACATGTAA
- the LOC136411501 gene encoding midkine-A-like isoform X3, protein MMMKWLIFFALTVIVALASAEGEVWEEDDHEVLIRSERGAKNQECRYTKGAWSECDSKTNQRSRTLTLKKGNQTSCEPTKTMQKKCKKACRYEKGTWAECNAQGQMTRSDKLKAGSDPSCDQKREITKKCKSKPAKSQSAKGKKAARRNNRN, encoded by the exons ATGATG atGAAGTGGCTGATTTTCTTCGCTTTGACCGTGATCGTGGCTTTGGCCAGTGCCGAGGGTGAAGTGTGGGAAGAAGACGACCACGAGGTGCTGATACGAAGCGAGCGGGGCGCAAAAAATC AGGAATGCCGTTACACGAAAGGAGCCTGGTCCGAATGCGACTCGAAAACTAACCAGAGATCGAGGACGCTCACTCTGAAAAAGGGCAACCAGACGAGTTGCGAGCCGACCAAGACCATGCAGAAGAAGTGCAAGAAAG CGTGCAGATACGAGAAGGGCACATGGGCCGAGTGCAACGCTCAGGGCCAGATGACTCGCAGCGACAAACTGAAGGCAGGCAGCGACCCTTCTTGCGACCAGAAGCGCGAAATCACCAAAAAGTGCAAGTCCAAACCAGCGAAGAGTCAGAGCGCCAAAGGTAAGAAAG CTGCACGCAGAAACAACCGAAATTAA
- the Chd64 gene encoding myophilin isoform X3 produces the protein MSSDLVFTTNARKYVNAKYNEELASECLDWVKSVTGEDIDTAGDMDNFYEVLKDGTLLCKLANAIQPGVIKKINATKMAFKCMENINAFLDAAKGFGVPAQETFQTVDLWERQNLNSVVICLQSLGRKVGKYGKPSIGPKEAEKNERVFSEEKLKAGQTIIGLQMGSNKGANQSGINFGNTRHM, from the exons ATGAGTTCGGATTTGGTCTTTACGACCAACGCTCGCAAATAT GTTAATGCCAAATACAATGAAGAGCTGGCCTCCGAATGTCTAGATTGGGTGAAAAGCGTCACTGGAGAGGACATAGACACGGCAGGAGACATGGACAATTTTTACGAAGTCCTAAAAGACGGCACGTTATTGTGCAA GCTGGCAAACGCCATCCAGCCGGGCGTAATCAAGAAGATCAACGCCACGAAAATGGCCTTCAAATGCATGGAAAACATCAACGCCTTCTTGGATGCGGCCAAGGGCTTCGGGGTGCCCGCCCAGGAAACCTTTCAAACCGTCGATTTATGGGAGAGGCAGAACCTCAATTCCGTAGTCATTTGTCTACAAAGTTTAGGCAGAAAA GTGGGGAAATACGGAAAACCCAGCATCGGCCCCAAAGAAGCTGAGAAGAACGAACGAGTGTTCTCGGAGGAGAAACTCAAAGCTGGGCAAACCATCATCGGCCTCCAGATGGGCTCCAACAAAGGTGCCAACCAGTCGGGCATCAATTTTGGCAACACCAGACACATGTAA
- the LOC136411502 gene encoding alpha-crystallin B chain-like, whose amino-acid sequence MSRHVPILFRDFLRPFRQMENEMRVLETELMRPGSFFNRPRYFLKYPELEQTSVAQLKDKFQVKLDVEGFKPAELKVKTLTDQNTIEIEGKHEEREDDHGLISRQFVRRFVLPKGHDLKGVVSTLSEDGILTITAPKKPLEVAEEKVIPVEHITEGDQK is encoded by the coding sequence ATGTCGCGACACGTGCCTATTTTATTCCGGGACTTTCTGCGCCCCTTCAGGCAAATGGAGAACGAGATGCGAGTGTTGGAAACCGAGCTGATGCGACCCGGTTCGTTTTTCAATCGGCCTCGCTATTTCTTGAAGTATCCGGAGCTGGAGCAGACTTCAGTGGCCCAGTTAAAGGACAAGTTCCAGGTGAAATTGGACGTTGAAGGATTCAAGCCTGCAGAGCTGAAAGTCAAGACTTTGACCGATCAAAACACCATCGAAATCGAAGGCAAACATGAGGAACGTGAGGACGATCATGGACTCATTTCCAGACAGTTTGTGAGACGATTTGTACTGCCCAAGGGGCATGACCTCAAGGGAGTTGTGTCCACTTTAAGTGAGGACGGGATTTTAACCATTACAGCCCCGAAGAAGCCCCTGGAGGTTGCAGAGGAGAAAGTCATTCCTGTGGAGCACATCACAGAGGGCGACCAGaagtaa
- the LOC136411498 gene encoding dual specificity protein phosphatase 22-like, which translates to MGNGMNKVLPGLYVGNYRDSKDATQLSKHSITHILAIHDTARRIHSDKHYLCVMASDTPDQNLSQYFSLCNDFIHAARLRDGNVLIHCLAGMSRSVTVAVAYIMSVTTLNSKDALKVVRAGRNVANPNLGFIKQLEEFECVRLLEERRRLKERYPSLALVYKDQEQCALMLNNFEELLQSRSICEGNCAFGEPCPTGLCRSATQRSARRKSAHRAQSEMHRSPSTSSTKSITSTRSVNRRPSSGPAGLRSLGSSAPPSRSNSRADLASGFAGGTLTAPSTPQSSPPVSPLRQRGAQGRVQVPLALKEDDFDDLYRQPGVD; encoded by the exons ATGGGGAATGGAATGAACAAG GTTCTCCCAGGGCTTTACGTGGGCAATTACCGAGATTCAAAAGATGCCACGCAGTTGTCCAAGCACAGCATCACTCACATTCTCGCTATTCATGATACAGCAAGGAGGATACATTCA GACAAACATTACCTATGCGTCATGGCATCAGACACACCTGATCAGAACCTGAGCCAATACTTCTCTCTGTGCAACGACTTCATCCATGCCGCCCGTTTACGAGATGGAAACGTCCTCATTCATTG TCTTGCCGGCATGTCCCGAAGCGTAACAGTGGCTGTGGCTTACATTATGTCCGTCACCACCCTCAATTCGAAAGACGCCCTCAAAGTGGTTAGAGCGGGCCGAAACGTCGCCAATCCCAATCTGGGTTTTATCAAGCAATTAGAAGAATTCGAGTGCGTTAGGCTTTTGgag GAGCGCAGACGTCTGAAAGAAAGATACCCGAGCCTTGCCTTGGTATACAAAGACCAGGAGCAATGCGCCCTGATGCTCAATAACTTCGAAGAGCTCCTGCAGTCCAGGAGCATTTGCGAGGGAAACTGTGCCTTTGGGGAGCCGTGTCCTACGGGGCTGTGCAG GTCTGCGACTCAACGGAGTGCTCGCAGGAAGAGCGCTCATAGAGCTCAATCGGAAATGCACAGGAGTCCCAGCACTAGCAGCACGAAGAGCATTACGAGCACTCGCAGTGTGAATCGTAGACCTAGTTCTGGACCTGCAGGATTAAGGAGTTTAG GTTCATCCGCCCCACCATCACGTTCAAACAGCCGAGCCGACCTAGCCTCCGGCTTTGCCGGGGGTACCCTAACCGCTCCCTCCACCCCCCAGTCCAGCCCTCCAGTGTCGCCCCTCAGACAGAGAGGCGCCCAGGGCCGGGTTCAGGTTCCTTTAGCCCTCAAAGAGGATGATTTCGACGATTTGTATCGCCAGCCAGGAGTAGATTGA
- the LOC136411501 gene encoding midkine-A-like isoform X4 produces the protein MMKWLIFFALTVIVALASAEGEVWEEDDHEVLIRSERGAKNQECRYTKGAWSECDSKTNQRSRTLTLKKGNQTSCEPTKTMQKKCKKACRYEKGTWAECNAQGQMTRSDKLKAGSDPSCDQKREITKKCKSKPAKSQSAKGKKAARRNNRN, from the exons ATG atGAAGTGGCTGATTTTCTTCGCTTTGACCGTGATCGTGGCTTTGGCCAGTGCCGAGGGTGAAGTGTGGGAAGAAGACGACCACGAGGTGCTGATACGAAGCGAGCGGGGCGCAAAAAATC AGGAATGCCGTTACACGAAAGGAGCCTGGTCCGAATGCGACTCGAAAACTAACCAGAGATCGAGGACGCTCACTCTGAAAAAGGGCAACCAGACGAGTTGCGAGCCGACCAAGACCATGCAGAAGAAGTGCAAGAAAG CGTGCAGATACGAGAAGGGCACATGGGCCGAGTGCAACGCTCAGGGCCAGATGACTCGCAGCGACAAACTGAAGGCAGGCAGCGACCCTTCTTGCGACCAGAAGCGCGAAATCACCAAAAAGTGCAAGTCCAAACCAGCGAAGAGTCAGAGCGCCAAAGGTAAGAAAG CTGCACGCAGAAACAACCGAAATTAA